One genomic region from Candidatus Binatia bacterium encodes:
- the gcvPA gene encoding aminomethyl-transferring glycine dehydrogenase subunit GcvPA, which translates to MYAPHTERDVEQMLETIGAASLDELLRVPDDVALKAKLDVVPALPEYQIQRRFEQLARKNEGIDYRSFLGGGAYRHYAPPAIAALAMRGEFLTAYTPYQAEVSQGYLQAIYEWQTYISLLTGMDLSNASVYDGATALAEAAIMAFGATGRHKILVSRAVHPNYRGVLRTYCEGLDVAVDEIPLADGITDYDALARALEAEEYAAVALQSPNFFGNVEVPPAPAREAIERSGAIPVAVVAEALSLAALAPPSSWGAQIVAGEAQSFGVAQAYGGPYAGFIASTSEHVRRIPGRLVGKTLDNAGRVAYVLTLQAREQHIRRERATSNICTNQAHCALIATIYLALMGESGLRDAAALNLARSRELASAVANIPGARLKHSAPFFNEFVVDVGRPAAQVLAALQERKILGGIDLGRFYPDLSECVLMTATELTTTGDVAALAAALEEVLRAPARR; encoded by the coding sequence ATGTACGCTCCCCACACCGAGCGCGACGTCGAGCAGATGCTCGAGACGATCGGCGCCGCTTCGCTCGACGAGCTCCTGCGCGTCCCCGACGACGTCGCGCTCAAAGCGAAGCTCGACGTCGTTCCGGCGCTCCCCGAGTATCAGATTCAACGCCGCTTCGAGCAACTCGCGCGCAAGAACGAAGGCATAGATTATCGCTCGTTTCTCGGCGGCGGCGCCTATCGGCACTACGCGCCCCCGGCGATCGCCGCCCTGGCGATGCGCGGGGAATTCCTCACGGCGTACACGCCGTACCAGGCCGAGGTTTCGCAGGGCTACCTGCAAGCGATCTACGAATGGCAGACCTACATCTCGCTGCTCACCGGGATGGATCTCAGCAACGCGTCGGTCTACGACGGCGCGACCGCGCTCGCCGAGGCCGCGATCATGGCCTTCGGCGCGACCGGGCGGCACAAGATACTCGTATCGCGGGCGGTGCATCCAAACTACCGCGGCGTGCTGCGCACCTATTGCGAAGGGCTCGACGTCGCGGTCGACGAGATTCCGCTCGCGGACGGGATCACCGATTACGACGCGCTCGCGCGCGCCCTCGAGGCGGAAGAGTATGCCGCCGTCGCTCTGCAGTCGCCGAACTTCTTCGGCAACGTCGAGGTGCCGCCGGCGCCCGCGCGCGAAGCGATCGAACGCAGCGGCGCCATACCGGTCGCGGTCGTCGCCGAGGCGCTCTCGCTCGCGGCGCTCGCGCCGCCCTCCTCGTGGGGCGCGCAGATCGTCGCCGGCGAGGCGCAGAGCTTCGGCGTCGCCCAGGCCTATGGCGGGCCCTACGCCGGCTTCATCGCCTCGACGTCGGAACACGTGCGCCGCATTCCGGGGCGCCTCGTCGGAAAGACGCTCGACAACGCGGGCCGCGTCGCGTACGTGTTGACGCTGCAGGCGCGCGAGCAGCACATTCGGCGCGAGCGCGCGACGTCGAACATCTGCACGAACCAGGCGCACTGCGCGCTGATCGCGACGATCTATCTCGCGCTGATGGGGGAGAGCGGGTTGCGCGACGCCGCCGCGCTCAACCTCGCGCGCTCGCGCGAGTTGGCCAGCGCCGTCGCCAACATCCCGGGCGCGCGCCTCAAGCACTCGGCGCCGTTCTTCAACGAGTTCGTCGTCGACGTCGGCAGGCCGGCGGCGCAGGTGCTCGCGGCGCTGCAAGAACGCAAGATCTTAGGCGGGATCGATCTCGGCCGCTTCTATCCCGACTTGAGCGAGTGCGTTCTCATGACCGCGACCGAGTTGACGACGACCGGCGACGTCGCCGCGCTCGCCGCGGCGCTCGAGGAGGTGCTCCGTGCGCCCGCACGCCGCTGA